The stretch of DNA ATGACCTGTCGGCATCCGCAATAGCCGGAACAGGAAGGGAACTTCAGCGGAGGCGCACCTGAGTATCATGCGCTGCGCCAAGGCGGAGATTGCTGACCGTGCGGGGGAATGCCGATGGTCTACATGACCGCGCTGGACCGGTCTCCCGGATGTCATCGGACGCTCCAGATGGAGTTTTCACATGCTTTCGAACCGTCGCGAAAGCGTCGCGCGGGCGTCATGAAGTACGACTAGAGCATGCGCAGCGACGTGGTTCGTCGTCGGAGACACCGCATCCAGAAAGGCGTCCCGACGCGCTGGCGCCGTCGCCCGCAGGCTGAGTCCTGCGGACCGCAGGACCATATTGAGGAACATCATCATGAAGCTTTTCATCAGCGTCGCTTCGGCGACGATTGTCGGCGCATGCCTGTTTTCCACGATCGCTTCGGCTAGTCCCGGGCGCGAGCCGGTGTCGGTGCGCGTGTCGCGCGCCGGGCTCGACCTGACCAGCGACGCCGGGCGGACCGCGTTCCAGCACCGGCTGCGGTCCGCAATCAGCAGCGCCTGCCAGCCGCGCAGCGGGGGGCTCGACGCGCTTGCCAATGCGCAGCGGTGCCGCAAGGAAATGACCGCGGATGCCAGTGTGAAGCTGGCCGTCTTGTTCGCGCGCAGCGGGACTCAGCTCGCGAGCATCGGTGGGGCTCGGTAAACTCGCGCAGGACGGCTGATCGTTAGTCAGAGACGCTCCGACGATCCTCCCCCGCAAGGGGGAGGAAAGGGGCCGCGTCCGTTCCTTGTCCTCCCCCACCGCCGCCTCCGGCGCCCCCCCAACTGGCGGGGGAGGATCGTCAAGAGCGCCGTCCCAGATCAGGCCGAACGATCGCTTGATTTACATTTGTCATAAGATTGTCATCGTAAGGGCCGACTGCGAATTCCCATGGCAACCTCCACATTTGCACCCGCCGCGCTGACTGCTGATTCGAGCGGTGCGACATCGGCGCCGCACACCGGTCCCAAGCTCGACCATTCGCTGCACCCGGCAGGGCGGTGGATCTTCCTGGCCGTGCTGATCGGCGGGCTCGCCTATGCAGGGGTCAGCATCGCGTTCGACACCGCGCAGGTCGGCGAGAGCCTGGCTGGCGGGGCGTTCGCGTTCCTCGCGCTGGCGCTGTTGATCGCGCTAGGGTTCGAGTTCGTGAACGGGTTCCACGATACCGCCAATGCGGTCGCCACCGTCATCTACACGCACTCGATGCCCGCGCCGCTCGCGGTCGTCTGGTCGGGGTTCTTCAATTTCCTCGGCGTGATGCTGTCGTCGGGCGCGGTGGCGTATTCGATCGTCACGCTGTTGCCGGTCGACCTGATCCTCAACGTCGGCAGCGTCGGCGGTTTCGCGATGATATTCGCACTGTTGCTGGCGGCGATCGTGTGGAACCTCGCAACCTGGGCGGCCGGGCTTCCCAATTCGTCCAGCCATGCGCTGATCGGCTCGATCCTGGGCGTCGGCCTCGCCAACCAGCTCATCAATGGCGTCGCGGACGGGACGTCGGGCGTCGACATGGTGCAGGTCTGGAAGGTTCTGTCCGCGCTGGCATTCAGCCCGCTCGTCGGGTTCGTCGGTGCGTTGTTGCTGCTGCTCGTGATGAAGCGGTTCCTGCGCGACCAGAAACTGTACGAGGCGCCCAAGGGGCAGACGCCACCGCCGCGCGGCATCCGCGCGCTGCTGATCGGCACTTGCACCGCGGTCAGCTTCGCGCATGGCAGCAATGACGGACAGAAGGGGATGGGTCTGATCATGCTCATCCTGATCGGCTGCGCGCCGACCGCCTATGCCCTGAACCGGACGATGCGCGAGAGCGCGATGCCGGCGTTCGTGCAGACGGCGCAATCCGCATCGGCCGCGTACCGCGCGCACGCCGATGGTACGCCGGTCGACGTCGGTACCGCGCGTGCGCAGGTCACGCAGGCGCTGAAAGCCAAGCATGTCGCCGACCCGGTCATCTACGGCGCGCTGGCGACATTGTCGGACGACGTGTCGAGCCGGATCGAAAGCTATGGCTCGCTCGGCAAGGTGCCGGCCGCGGCGACGCCGAACCTGCGCAACGACATGTACCTCGTGCTCGATACGACCAAGCTGATCGCCGCCGACACGTCCGCGCAGAGCCGCTTCACCGCGCAGGAGATCACGACGCTCAAAAGCTATGATAGCGGGCTCGAACAGGGCACGCGGTACATTCCGACCTGGGTGAAGGTGACCGTCGCGCTGGCGCTGGGGCTGGGCACGATGGTCGGATGGAAGCGGATCGTCGTCACGGTCGGCGAGCGGATCGGCAAGACTCACCTGACCTACGGCATGGGCGCGTCGGCCGAGCTGGTCGCCGCGGCGACGATCCTGCTGGCGGTGAGATACGGCATGCCGGTGTCGACCACGCACATCCTGTCGTCAGGCGTCGCGGGCGCGAGCGTCGCCAACGGTGCGGGGTTGCAGCGGCGTACGGTGATGAACATGGCGCTGGCCTGGGTCATGACCTTGCCAGTGGCGATGCTGTTGTCGGGCGGGTTGTACTGGCTGTTGCTGATGTTGGCACACTCGCTGGGGTATTGAGGGCAGATCGGTTCTGCTTCCTCTTCCCGTCATCCTGACGAAAGTCAGGACCCAGAGCCACGGAAGACGGCGCGGGTTACCCTGGGTCCTGACTTTCGTCAGGATGACAGCGGAAGTTGGTACAAACCGGGTGCCCAGGTGCCGGATAGCGGCTCGGGAACCGCTCCCTCACGCTGTGGGTTGCCGGGATCATGCAAATACGATGTTCGATCTGCGGGAACTGGGACTGGATCGCGCGCGACGCATGGTCCGAATGTAGCCATTGCCGCCTGCTGGTACGCGATGTGAACGACGTCGGCGCGGTGGCGCGCGACATCGTCGCCCGGCTCGACGGCGGCACCGTCGATCTGGTGCGCGACCCGGCGGACCGCTGGACCCTCGACGCTGCCGGCTTGCGCAACGCCGCTTGGCGGTTCGGGTTCGAGGTCGAGCCGATCGTCGTGGCTCCCGATACCGTCCGCTTTCCCCCCGATGATCGGCCCGCCCGCGCGCGTGCGACCCCTGCGACATCGGTGCCCCACGAGATCGGGCTCGGCATGATGGCGCGCCCCGCCGACGCGGACGACATCGTCTCGATCGCCACCGATTTCCGGGACGACTTCACCCGGATCGTCGTCCTGCTCGATGGCACGTCGGACGACGCCGGTGCCCTTGCCGAACGGCTCCCGTGGATCGAGGTCGCCCATCACCCTCTCGCGGGCGACTTCGCCGCGCAACGCAATCGCCTCCAAGACATGATGCAGACCCGCTGGGTGTTGCAGATCGACACCGACGAGCGCCCCGATGCAGCCTTGCTTGACGCGCTCGGCTGGCTGGTCGCGGCGGCGGATTGCGACGGGTTGCGCTCGCTTGGCCTGCCGCGGCGCAACCTTGTCGACGGGGTGCAGTCCGCATCCTATCCGGACATCCAGTACCGCCTGAACCGCAGCGACATCCGTTTCGCCGGCCGTGTCCACGAGCGGCCGGTCGTGCCGTTCCTCGAGAGTTCGCTGGCACTGGCCGGTGCGCTCGAACACCGGCTCGACGGCGAGCGGGTGCGCGAGCGGACGCGGATCTACGAGGTGATGTCGACCGGCGCGGGGCGGCCAGAGGACGAGACGTTGCTGCTTGCCGCCTTCGATCCTGCCGCGGTGCGATAGACTGCGATGGTCTGCGCGGCGAGTGTGTCGCGCGTGAACATCCCCGAGGCCCGACGGCTCGCCGCGGCATAATGCGCGCGCAATCCGGGGTCCTCGATCATCCGCTGGACCTGCGTCGCGAGATCGTCCCCGGTGCAGGTCTTCGCCAGCAATCCGGCGCCGCTCTCGCCGATGAACAGCCGCGCGCTGGGGTCCTCCGCAGAGGCGACGACCGGGCGGCCGAACATCATCGCCTCCTGATACACCAGTCCAAAGCTCTCGTACCGCGAGGGCGCGACGATCACGTGCGCGGCTTCCATCAGGTCGTGCAGCGTGGCTTCGTTGACGCGGTGGTGGCAGGTCAGGCGCGCGCGGACCGATGCGGGGATCGCGCCGACGTCCTTGGCCTGCACGCCAACGATCGTCAGCCGGAAATCGGGCATGCCCGCGTCGGCACGGCGCGACAGGATCCTGAGCGCCATGATCAACGCGTCGAACCCCTTGCGATGCTCGTCACGGCCGACGAAAAGCAGTTCGATCGGTTCGCCGAGCGGGTAGGTCGCCGCTGTGCCGCGCGCGACGATCTCCGGCGGCAGGCTCAGTCCGATCACCGCGTGCCCTGAGGCCGTCCCAGGGGCCGCGACGCCGTACAGCGCGGCGATCTTGTCGCCGTGCAGTTGCGTGTTCGAGATCAGCGCCTTGCTGAACCGCGCGGCAATGCGCTCTGCCAGCATCGCGGCGCGGCGATCGAACCGATCGCGCAGGCTCGTCACCGTCTCGGCCGAGGTCGCGGCGGGCGTGGAGTTGCGGGTCACCAGCGGTGCGGGGCCGGTGAGTGCGATCGCCAGGCCGGGCGCGTACCAGTTGGTCGCCTCGACCACGTCGAAGGGCGCGCGGCGGTGCTCGCGGGCGACCGCGCGGCGGAACGCGAACGGTGCCACGAGGTGCCCGATCCCGGCAACGTTCCGGAGCCGTGCCACGACCGATCCTTCCCGCAAGCCGCAACCGAAGACCGAAACCCGGCCGTCGCGACTGTCTTGGCACCGATCCATGGCAAAGACGCTGACGTCATGGCCTGCACCCGCCAGCGACTGCGCAATTTCCCTCGCTGCACGGGTAAGTCCGCTCTTTTCAGGGGGATACGCCCAGGTAAGTAGAGCGATCCTCACGATGCCAGGTCGCACGGCAAATCGTATGGCGAGTAGAATGTGCTAACCTGCGTCAACACAACAGTTTTAAGTGTCATTTCGCCGGAACTCGGCAACCCCGCGAGCGGTTCCTCAAATGAATCGCAGATGAACGGGGGAAGGGTGTTCGTACTACATATCGCGTTGCAGGGGTGTTTACGCGCAACCGACGTCGAATACGGAATCACCGCCGATACCGGGGGGCATATCCGTTATCTCCTCGATCTCGTCGCTGCCAGCGGCCGCAACCCGGCGATCGACCGGATGGAGATCGTCACTCGCGCCTTCCACCATGCCGCCTATGCCGAATGCTATGCCGAGCCGATCGAGACGATCGACGGTACCACCCGAATCGTCCGCCTCTTCACCGCATCCGATGCGTATCTGGTCAAGGAAGACCTGTGGACCGAGCATGACAGCCTGGTCGAGGCGTTGGTCGTGCACATCGCCACGCTCGATCGCGTGCCAGAGGTCATGCACGCGCATTACGCCGATGCCGGGCTTGTCGCAGCGCGCGTTTCGGCACGGACCGGCATCCCGTATGTCTTCACGGCGCACTCGCTGGGCCGCGTGAAGCGCGCCGCGTTCGATCGCGAATGTGCGGAGACCGCGGGCATCGATCGCCGGATCGCTATCGAGGAAGAAGCGATCGCCAGCGCGGCCGCGATCATCGCCTCGTCGCGGGACGAGGCGGAGGTCCAATATGCCGATTACGACGCGTATGATCCGGGTCGGATCCGCGTGTTCGCACCGGGCAGCGACCTGAAGCAGTTCGCGAACTGCCGAACCGATGCGCGCGTCGACGCGCTGATAAACCGGTTTCTCGACGATCCCGCCAAGCCCGTGATCCTGGCGATCGCGCGGCCCGTGACGAAGAAGAACCTCGCCGCGCTCGTCCATGCCTATGGCCGCTCGCCCGCGCTGCAGGCCGCGGCGAACCTCGTGATCCTGGCGGGCACGCGCGACGACAGCGCGACGCTGGAGCCGGAGATCCGCGACAACATCGCCGAACTGCTCCAGTTGATCGACCGCTACGATCTGTACGGCAAGGTCTCCTATCCCAAGCAGCACCGGCCCGACGATATCGCCGCCGTCTACGCGCATGCCCGTACCCGGCGCGGCATTTTCGTCAATCCGGCGCTCAACGAACCGTTCGGGCTCACCCTGCTCGAAGCGGCGGCAAGCGGCCTGCCGGTGGTTGCTACCGACAGCGGCGGGCCGAACGATATCGTCGAGACCTGCGGCAACGGCATCCTCGTCGACCCGCGCTCCTCGACCGCGATCACCGAGGCGATCCTCAAGATCCTCGACGATCGGGCTCTATGGTCCCGCTATTCGGCCGCGGGGTCGGTCGCGATCCGCGCGTATGACTGGGATCGTCACGTGCAGCTCTATACCAGGTTGCTCGAAGAGGTGGTTGGCGCGTCGGCACCGGCAGTCGCCGATCGCGCGCCGGCGTTGCTGCTGGTGTCGGATATCGACGGGACGCTGATCGGCTGTGCCGCGGGTGTCGAAGATTTCACCGCATGGCACGAGGCGCAGACCGACGTTGCGTTCGCGATCGCCACGGGGCGCAGCTTCCACAGCGCGATGGCGGTGCTGGGGCAGCATGATGCGCCACGTCCCGAGATCCTGATTACCTCGGTCGGGTCGGAGATCTATTACCGGACGGTGCGCGGTGCGGTGTACGACCGCGACACCGAATGGGACGGCATCATCGCCGCCGGCTGGGACCGCGACGCGGTCGCCGCGCTGATGGGGCAATATGCCGGACTGACGCCGCAAAGCCCGCTCGAACAACGCCGGTTCAAGCTCAGCTATTTCGCGGATGGCGACATGGCGGCAGCCGAGCGGGTGCGGGCGTTGCTGGCCGAACATGGCCATAGCTGCTCGATCATCCAGAGCCATGGCCGGTACCTCGATATCCTGCCGCATGCCGCATCGAAGGGGACGGCGGTCGAGCATGTCCGCCGCCGCCTCGGTCTCGAACCGCGGCAGGTGATCGTCGCGGGCGACAGCGGTAACGATATCGAGATGCTGCGTTCGTCGCGCCACGCGATTATCGTCGGCAATTATTCGGACGGCCTGGGATCGCGGGCCGACCTGGCGCACGGCTATGTCGCGATCGGCCATCATGCGCGCGGCGTGATCGAAGGTGTCGCGTTCTTCCGCGATGCTGCAGCCGGGATCGGCGTCGAGGGACTCCGGAAAGCATCGTGAGCGCCTCGACGGTCAGCGTGTTGACGCTGGTACGCGGTCGCCGCGCGCATCTGGTGAACCTGATCGCCGGGCTCAATGCAGCGACCCGAAAGCCTGACGAGCTGGTGATCGCGTATATGCAGGACGCGCCGCATGCCGATCTCCCGCCCACCGATTTTCCGGTGCGCGCCGTGTTTGTCGAGGGCGATGCGATGCCGCTGGCGGCGGCGCGCAATCGGGCAGCGGAGGCCGCCAGCGGGGATCAAATGATCTTCCTCGACGTCGACTGCATTCCTTCGCCGACGTTGATTGAACGCTATGCGGCTACAGCGATCGCGCCGGGCGGTATCCGGTTGGGGGAGGTGCTGTATCTTCCGGTCGGCGCGGTGGATGCCGGGCTGGACTGGCCCGTGCTCGACGGGGTCGGCGTACGCCATCCCGCCAAGCCGCCGATCGCGTCGGACGAAATACGACCGACGCCAAGCCATGGCGAACTGTGGGGCCTGTCGTTTGCGATCTCCGCGGCCAACTGGGCGCGGGCAGGGGGGATGGACGAGCGCTATGTCGGGTACGGCGGCGAGGAAACCGACTTCGCGGCGCGGCTGGAGCATGCTGGCGTGCCGATGTGGTGGGTCGGCGGCGCGCGGGCGTATCACCAGCATCATGTCGTCCACACGCCGGCCTATCAGCATTTCGACGCGATCATCCGGAACGCGCGACTGTTCCGCGAGACATGGGGGCGGTGGTGCATGGACTATTGGCTGGGGCATTTCGCCGAGCGAGGGCTGATCGCTTGGGATGCGGATACGATTACCGTGCTCCGGGCGCCGACTGCGGACGAGGTAACCGCCTCGAAAATGCCGCCGGAGGTTTTGTTCAGCTAATCCTGCGGGGGGTATGGTTCAGAAAGGGCCCACCATCTCGATCCTCCCCGTCAGGGGGAGGTGGCACCGAAGGCGACGGAGGGGGAGGACACGGAACAGACGGTATCGCTTACCGCCCCCTCCGACTGGCAAGTGCCAGCCACCCCCCCCTGGCGGTGGAGGATCGAACTAACGCCTAAGCCCTAAGCCGCCGTCCACAACGAAACCGCAAGCCCTTCCAGATAGTCCGCGGCGACCTTGGCCGCATCCGCATCGTACAGGTCGGCGAGCGCGATCGGATCGAGCGCCTTGGCGGCGTCGAGGATACCGCGCCACGGTGCCAGCGCGCCGGGCCATGACGGCAATGCTATCGCCGCGCCCAGTTCCGCCAGTCGTTCCGCCTTGCGGGTCTGTTCGCCGAAATACCGCCATTCGGGCGCGCAGACATACGGTCGGCCGACGCGGGCGATCTCGTGGACGGTGTTGTCGCCGGCCGAGGCGATGACCACGTCGGCAGCGGCGATGTGGTCGGTGACGCCCGGAACCCAGCCAAGTTCGACCAGATTGCCGAAGTCGGTCTCATGGCCCTCGCGGTGGACCGGCCCGAGCACCAGCCACAGCGCATCCGGCACCGCGCGCGCCGCCATCGTCAGCGGGGCGTAGGGCGTGCCCGCGCCACCACCGCCGGTCAGGACGACGATGATTTCCTTGGTCGGGTCGAGGCCGAGCTTGGCGCGCGCCTCTGCCTTGGTCGGGACGGGGTCAACGGTGGTGCAAAGCCCGCCTGCATAACATGTGTTGGCGCGGACCCAGTCCGGCGTGTCCGCCTGTTCGAGCGCCTCGCCGAATGGCGCGAGCAGGCCAACGCTTGCCTGGTATGCGCCGAGATGGCCGGGATCGAGCCGATCGCCGTGCATCCTGATGCTGATCGCGGGCACGCTCGCGATCCGGGCCAGCAGCGCGATCTCGGCAGAGACATCGACCACGAACAGCGCCGGATCGACGTCATCCAGATGGTCGATGATCGTCCGCATCGTCGCGCGCGTCTTCGCGACGCCGAGCGGGACGCAGTGCATCACTTCGGGCGTCGCCTGCGCGAACAGGCCGGGGGTCGGCACGGGCGCGCCGATCATGTCGGGCAGCGCGGCGATCGTGATCGAGCGTTCGAACCCGTCGAACAGCGACGGCTTGGCGGTCAGGATCGTCACCGCGCGCGCGGACGGCAGCTCGCGAATGATCGCCATCGCGCGGTTGGCGTGCCCGCGACCCTGATGATGGATGAAGAACGTGATCGGCTTGGTCATGCCGACGTCTGTACCGATACGCTCTCCGAAGGCGATTGATGTCGATCAGCATAGGTCGCGTTCAGTCCGAATGCCGCTTCGGTCTCCGGATCGAGCCATGCGGTGATGTGCTCGGCATCGGCGGGCGCGAGTTCGGGATATGCGGTCGGGACATAGGGGGCATGGCCTTGCCCCTTGTAGCTGGTGATCGGGACGAACGGCTCGCGGCAGGCGATGCCGGTCGCCGCGCCCAAGGCTGCGACGAACGCCGCGGGATCACGCGCGAACGCGTCATAGCCGAGCAGCGCGACGTTGTGCGCGCGGTTGGTGAGCGACGCCCAGTGGCGAAGCTTTGCAGTCCGCTTGGCGATGCAATTGGCAAAGCGTTCGCCGGTTTCGGGATCGCGCTCGTGCAGCATCTCGTCGCCCTGCATTGGATGCCCCGGCTCGATATGGCCGAAATGATCGTCCCAATAGCTGTGCCAGTGGCTGCGGATGAACGTGTCGAAAGGCTGCGCCTTCAGGTCGGGATGCGCGTGCCAGGGCTGGCGGTGAAGGCTGCGCGCCCAGTCGAACGCGTCGCGTGCGACGACCAGCACCAGCGTATCCTTTACGAACAGCGTCTGCGGCGGCACGAACCAATGCTTGAAGCCGAAATCCTCGGTGATCGTCGCGGTCGGCATGTTCGCCTCGATCGCGCGCGTGACGAGGTTGGTCCCGCTACACCGCTGGCCATAGATCTGGACCCGCGTGATCGGCACGTCACCGCGTTTCAGGATCCGCAGACCCGGCAAAGGCTGGAGCCAATTCAGCGGTTTGACATGCGGTTTTGCGGGTATCGACATGCCAAATGCCGCTAGCGCCGACCGGCGCTCCGTACAACCATCGTGGCGGGCATCGTGCTAGGAAACCGTTTCGACGATCGTGCCGGTTGTCGGAAACATACCGGACAAACGGCGGGTCCATGCGGCGGCCATGATCGCGAACCATCACGGCTTGCCCGGCCCTGCTTCGTACGTTCCCGATGGGAATGCGTTCACCACCAGCGAGACGACGCAAGCGGAGGCGGCACGTGTCGTCATCGTCGACGACGATCCGGGCCTGCGCGACCTGCTGACCGAGTTCCTGGTGGATCACGGGCTGCTCGCGGAGGCGGTGGACAGCGGGGCGGCGCTGCGGAAGCGATTGGGGCAATCGCCGTGCGACCTGATCGTGCTGGACATGATGATGCCGCGCGAAGACGGGCTGTCGGTCCTGCGGACGCTTGCGCAAGGGGTTGGCGCGCCGGGGGTGATCATGTTCTCTGCGCTCGGCGGCGAGATCGACCGCGTGGTCGCGCTCGAACTGGGTGCCGACGACTATGTGACGAAGCCCTCCAGTCCGCGCGAGATCCTGGCGCGTATCCGCTCCGTGCTGCGGCGGCGGGGGAGCGGTGGAGCGGCGAAGGTTCCTTCGGTCGTCGAGGGCGCGCACCCGGGCGCGCACGGGGGCGCGATCGACACGTTCGCGTTCGCCGGGTGGACGCTCGACTGCCGTATGCGCGTGCTCCACGCGCCCGACGCGTCGGTCATCCGGTTGACCGACGGCGAGTATCAACTCCTCGCCGCGTTCGTCTCGGAGCCGCAGACGGTGCACTCGCGCGACGCCATGATCGCCCGGTCGGGGCGGACCGAGAGCATGGCGCGGGGACGCACCATCGACGTGAATATCAGCCGGTTGCGGCGGAAACTGCTGGCGTTCGATCCGACCGAGATCATCCGGACGGTTCGCGGCAATGGCTATATCTTCATGCCGGCGGTGGTCGCGAAGTAGCGTTCAATCGTACTGAGCAACGTCGATCCGATTGCTGCCCGAGCGTGCGCTGGGTACATTCAGCAAATGCAGACAGTCCCGACCAGCCAAGCGCGTATCGCCGCGTGACTCGTATCGATGCGCACCAGCATTTCTGGTCCTATTCGCAGTCTGCGTTCGACTGGATCGATCTCGAGAGCGTGCTCGCGCAGGACTTTCTGCCTGCCGACCTGATGCCGTCGCTCGACGACGCCGCGATCGATGGCTGCATCGCGGTGCAGGCGCGGCAGAGCGAGGCGGAGACCACGTGGCTGTTGGCGCTTGCCGCCGCCTGTCCGCGCATCCTGGGCGTGGTCGGCTGGATCGATTTGCGCGCCGGCGACATTGCCGAGCGGCTGGAGGCCTGGTCGGGATCGTCCGGTCTGGTGGGCTTTCGCCATGTCGTCCAGGATGAACCGGACGATGATTTCCTGCTGAACCCGGACTTTGTTCGCGGCGTCCGTGCGGCCGTCGGGGGCGGTTTCAGCTACGACATTCTCGTCAAGCCGCGCCAGGCGATCCATGTTCGTCGCTTCTGCGACCGGGTTGCCGAGGGTGTTTCGGCGGCGCCGCGGCTGATCCTCGATCATGGCGCGAAGCCCGACATCGCGCAGGGTGGTTGGCAGCCCTGGGCGGACGCGCTCGTCGAGATGGCGCAGGTGCCGTCGCTCTATTGCAAGATATCGGGGCTCGTCACGGAGGCGGATCACGCAACGTGGACGGCGGACCAGATCGCACGGTATCTCGACCATCTGCTCGCGTGCTTCGGGCCCGATCGGCTTATCTTCGGCTCGGACTGGCCGGTCTGCCGCCTTGCCGCCGAGTATCATCAGGTCGTCGACCTGATCGATGCCTTCATAACACGCGCCTGCCCGGAGGCGCGGGACGCGATCTTCGGCGGCAATGCGCGGGCGGCGTACGGACTCTAGAGGGTCAGGCCCGACCAGTCGCCGCGGCTTATCCGTTCCGCGGCATCGGCGACCGCGGACCGGGCGGCACCGTCGTCGCGCAGTTCGCTGGGGAAGCCCAGTCCGGCGTCGATCAGGCGGGCGACGACTTCGGCGGGCGTTCCGTCTCGTGCAACAGCGGCCAGGCGATCGCCGGCGGGATCGACGACCGGGATGCCGGCGCGGGCGCGCTGCATCAGGAACGCGACCCAGGCGGCAATTGCGGTGACGACGCCAGCGGGCATGCGACCCGCGCGGCGGTTGGCGACAAGCGTGTCGCCCAGCCGGTAGGGCAGCTTCTGCGAACCGTCCTGCGCGATCTGATCGAGCCGGTGGACGATGACCGGATTGCGGAACCGCTGCAGCACGGCTGCGCGGTACTCCTCCAGATCGAGGCCAGGGGTGCGGGGCAGCATCGGGATGATGTCGGCGCGGATCATCGTATCGACGAACCCGGCAAGCGCGGCGTCGTTCATCGCGTCCGCCACGCTCGTCGCGCCCCGGAGCAGGCCGATATAGGCGAGCGTCGAATGCGCCCCGTTGAGGATCCGCAGCTTCGCCTTCTCATAGCTGGCGACATCGGTCGTGATCGTCGCGCCGACCGAGGCAAGATCGGGGCCGAGCGGCGTGCCGATGTCCTGGATCACCCATTGCGCGAAGGATTCGCGTTGCACGGCGGCGCGGTCTTCCATCCCGATCGCGCTGGCAACGTCGTTATACAGTGCAGCGTCCGAGGCTGGCGTTATCGAATCGACCATCGTCGACGGCACGCGCACCTCGCCCGCGATCCAGTCCGCCAGCACCGCATCGCCCATGCGGGCGAACGCGACCAGCGCGGCATGCAGCTTGACGCCGTTGTTGGCGAGATTGTCGCACGGCATCGGCACGAACGGCGCGATTCCGGCGGCCCGGCGCGCGGCGAGGCCGGCTACCAGCCAGCCGACCAAGCTGCGCGGCGTATCGGTACCGGCGAGGTCATGGACGATATCGGGATGCGACAGGTCGAGCGTGCCGTCGCCGGCCAGGCAATAGCCCTTCTCGGTCACGGTCGATGTCACCAGCCGGACCGCTGGATCGGCGAGCAGCGCGTGCGTTTCGGCGGCGTCGTCGGGCCCCAGGAATCGGCGATGCGCGCCGATCACGCGGTTCGACGACTCGGTGTCGCGGATCGCGAGCGTGTAGAGCCCGTCCTGCTCAGCGAGCGCGGCGACGGTTCGCTTGCTGCGCATCGAGACGGCGGCGATTCCCCAGCGCGGGTCATCGCCCAACAGCGCGTCGATATACGCCGCCTGATGTGCGCGGTGGAAGGCGCCCGGCCCGAAATGGACGATACCGATCGCGGGACGAGGCCGGCCTCGCGGGCTGTCGATCCCATCAGGGAGTTGGTCGAGCGTCG from Sphingomonas sp. HMP9 encodes:
- a CDS encoding response regulator, coding for MIANHHGLPGPASYVPDGNAFTTSETTQAEAARVVIVDDDPGLRDLLTEFLVDHGLLAEAVDSGAALRKRLGQSPCDLIVLDMMMPREDGLSVLRTLAQGVGAPGVIMFSALGGEIDRVVALELGADDYVTKPSSPREILARIRSVLRRRGSGGAAKVPSVVEGAHPGAHGGAIDTFAFAGWTLDCRMRVLHAPDASVIRLTDGEYQLLAAFVSEPQTVHSRDAMIARSGRTESMARGRTIDVNISRLRRKLLAFDPTEIIRTVRGNGYIFMPAVVAK
- a CDS encoding amidohydrolase family protein; the encoded protein is MTRIDAHQHFWSYSQSAFDWIDLESVLAQDFLPADLMPSLDDAAIDGCIAVQARQSEAETTWLLALAAACPRILGVVGWIDLRAGDIAERLEAWSGSSGLVGFRHVVQDEPDDDFLLNPDFVRGVRAAVGGGFSYDILVKPRQAIHVRRFCDRVAEGVSAAPRLILDHGAKPDIAQGGWQPWADALVEMAQVPSLYCKISGLVTEADHATWTADQIARYLDHLLACFGPDRLIFGSDWPVCRLAAEYHQVVDLIDAFITRACPEARDAIFGGNARAAYGL
- a CDS encoding mannitol dehydrogenase family protein, which encodes MTRLTHATLDQLPDGIDSPRGRPRPAIGIVHFGPGAFHRAHQAAYIDALLGDDPRWGIAAVSMRSKRTVAALAEQDGLYTLAIRDTESSNRVIGAHRRFLGPDDAAETHALLADPAVRLVTSTVTEKGYCLAGDGTLDLSHPDIVHDLAGTDTPRSLVGWLVAGLAARRAAGIAPFVPMPCDNLANNGVKLHAALVAFARMGDAVLADWIAGEVRVPSTMVDSITPASDAALYNDVASAIGMEDRAAVQRESFAQWVIQDIGTPLGPDLASVGATITTDVASYEKAKLRILNGAHSTLAYIGLLRGATSVADAMNDAALAGFVDTMIRADIIPMLPRTPGLDLEEYRAAVLQRFRNPVIVHRLDQIAQDGSQKLPYRLGDTLVANRRAGRMPAGVVTAIAAWVAFLMQRARAGIPVVDPAGDRLAAVARDGTPAEVVARLIDAGLGFPSELRDDGAARSAVADAAERISRGDWSGLTL